TAGCGACGGGTGGCCGCTCTAAGCCTCTGGAACGCAGCGCATTATAGCATAACAGACTCCGGCGCGCAAGCCGTCAGCATCCGTTCCGGGGCCCGGCGATCGCTCCCCGCCGCCTCGAAGGCGTCCCACGCCTGACGCAGGAGCGAATCCATCCGCTCGCGATAGCGCTCCCGGTCGAACGCCTCGGCGTGACGACGCAGGCGGATCGGGTCGAACCTACGACGGTCGAGCGACCGGATCGCGGCCTCGAGCGCCGCGTCGTCGTCCCCGTCGTAGAGGATCCCCGTGCCCTCGGCGACCACCTCCGAGGCACCCCCGCGCGCGAGCGCCACGGCCGGACGGCCGCACGCCATCGCCTCGAGCGGCGCGATGCCGAAGTCCTCCTCGTGAGCCTGCACCAGCGCGCGGCAGGAGCGGTACGCCTCTCGCAGCGCCTCGGCGCTCAGCCAGCCGTCGAAGCGCACCGTCGGGCCGGCCAGACGCCGGAGCCGCGCCTCCTCCGGACCCGTGCCCACGATCCTCAGCGGAATCCGCATCCGGTTCGCGACGCGGATCGTCCGCTCCACGCCCTTGTAGGGGACGAGTGCCGAGACGATGAGGAGCGGCGCCTCGGCCGGCGGCGCGCCGGCGTCGGGCGCCCCAGCGGCGGGCGCGGGCGTGAAGAAGGCCGTGTCCACGGGCGGGTACACGACCGCCGCCGGACGGCCGTAGTGAGCGACGATCCGGTCGCGCACGTGGTTCGAGTCGGCGACGAAGAGATGCACGCGATCCGAGCTCGCACGGTCCCACTCGCGGAACCGCGGGGCGACCAGCGCGGCCGCGGCGCGCGTCAGGGGGCCCGCGCGGTCGGGGCCGAAGTACTCCGCGTAGAGGTCCCAGAAGTAGCGGACCGGCGTGAAGCAGTAGCAGACGTGGAGCGCGCCCGGCCGCGGGACCGCCCCTTTCGCCGCGCAGTGGCTCAGGGAGATCACGAGATCGTATCCCGAGAGATCGAACGATTCGACGGCGCGGGGATAGAGCGGCACGAACCAGCGGTAACGGGAGCGCCCCAGCGGGAGCCGCGCGATCCACGATTCGACGACGCGGCGCCGCTCGATCACGGGCGATACGCTGCCGGGCCGGTGCACGAGCGTGAAGAGGTCGGCGCCGGGGAATCGCTCGCAGAGGACCTCGAGGCACTTCTCGCCCCCGCGCATCCCGGTCAGCCAGTCGTGGACGAGGGCGACGCGAAGGGAGTCGAACGCGCGCTTCGGGACTTCCGTCACGCCGGAGCGGGCGACTCGAGACGCTCCGCGGCCCTGCGAAGCCGTGCCACCGAGCGGTCCCTTCCGAGGAGGAGGATCACGTCGAAGATCCCCGGCGTCACCTTCTTCCCCGTGAGCGCGATTCGCGCGGGCATGATCACCTCGCCCGCCTTCACCCCCAGATCGGCCGCGAGTCCGCGCACCGCCTGCTCGATCGGATCGTGCTCGAACGGCTGCACCTGCGCGAGGACTTCGGCCAGCTTCTTCAGCCGCTCCCCCGCTCCCGTCTTGGCGACCAGATCGGCCCAGGCCGCCGGCTCCGGCACCAGCTCGTCGACGAACGCGAACGCCGCGTACGTCAGGAAGTCGGCGGGGCGCCGCATCCGCTCGCCGACCGCCGCGACCGCGCGCTCCAGCTGCGGGCGATCCCGGAGCGCCGCCTCCGGCAGCCCGCCCGTTGCGCGAAGGTGCCCGGCGACGAGGTCGGCGCGCGTGCCGAGGGACAGCGCGCGGAAGTACTCGCCGTTCATCCACTCCAGCTTCTCGTGGTTGAAGATGGCGGGGTTCTTGGAGATCCGCTCCAGCGAGAAGACCTGGGTCAGCTCCTCGAGCGTGAAGATCTCGCGCTCGCCGTCGTAGGCCCACCCCAGGAGGGCCAGGAAGTTGACCATCGCCTCCGGGAGGAACCCCGCGTCGCGGTACTCGGTGACCGACGTCGCGCCGTGCCGCTTGGACAACCGCGTGCCGTCGGGTCCCAGGATCATCGGGACGTGCCCGAATACCGGCGGCTCCAGGCCGAGCGCCTTGTAGATCTGGATCTGCCGCGGCGTGTTCGAGATGTGGTCGTCCCCGCGGAGCACGTGCGAGATCCGCATCGCCGAATCGTCCACGACGGCCGCGAAGTTGTAGGTCGGGTGCTTGTCGGTGCGCAGGATCACCAGGTCGTCCAGCGTCGCGTTCTGGAAGGTCACCGTGCCGCGCACCGAATCGTCCCAGGCCGTCATCCCCTCGGGCATGAAGAAGCGGAGCGCGTGCGGCTCCCCCTTCGCGGCGCGCGCCGCCGACTCCTCGCGTGTCAGCCGGTGGCAGGTGCGGTCGTACTTGGGGGGCTCGCCGCGCGCGAGCGCCGCCTCGCGGCGCGCCTTGAGCGCCTCGGGATCGCAGAAGCAGCGGTAGGCCTTCTCCTCGACCAGGAGCTTCTCCGCCGCGGCGGCGTACAGTGCGAGGCGCTGGCTCTGGAAGTAGGGTCCGTAATCCCCTCCCTTGTCCGGCCCCTCGTCCCAGGTGAGGCCCAACCAGCGCATCCCCTCGAAGATGGCGTCCACCGCCTCCTTCGTGGAGCGCTCCCGGTCGGTGTCCTCGATCCGGAGGATGAAGACGCCGCCATGGCGGCGCGCGAAGAGGAAGTTGAACAGCGCGGTGCGCGCGCCGCCGACGTGGAGGTATCCCGTCGGACTCGGCGCGAAGCGCACGCGAACCGGCGCGGTCATTCGGTCTCCTGGTTGGGGTCGGATCGAAACGCCCGGGACGGTGCGTCGCGGGGCGGCGCTCTCAGCGCAGGAGCGCCATCTTCCGCGTGAAGGTCGAACCGCCGATCTCCGCGCGATAGAAATAGACGCCCGAAGCGAGCGGCGCGCCGGAATCCCCGGCTCCGTCCCAGCGGGCCTCATGATAGCCGGGATCGAAGCGGCGCGAAACCAGGGTGCGCACCAGCCGCCCGTCCGCGGCGTAGACCCGGAGGGTCACGTCCGCCGCGGCGGGCCCCGGCACCCGGAAGCCGATCACCGTGACCGGATTGAAGGGGTTGGGGCGGTTCTGCCCCAGGGAGGCGCGTGCCTCCGGGGAGGGCGACGGCTGAGGAACGGGCTGCGGGTCGGCCGAGGTGAGGATCGGGAAGGACGCGACGCCGGTATGCCAGTTGTCGTGGTGGAACATCGGCCAGGCCATCCCCACCGAAGCGAAGGTTCCCGGGTAGCGCCAGACGTGCACGGCGCCGTCCCACCCGGTGAGCGCGATCTCGCAGGCGCCATCGCCGTCCAGGTCCCATACGGCCGGCGTCGAGCGCACCTCGGCTCCGATCTCGATCGGAAACCCGCTCACCGGCGTCCCGTCGAAGTGGAACGCGTAGAGGCGTCGGTCCTCGGCTCCGATCAGTACCTCGAGCGCCCCGTCGCCGTTGAGGTCGGCCACGGCGGGCGACGCCTCACTGCCCGCGCCCAGCTGGACCGCGCTCCACCCCGGCAGGACCGCCCCGGCGCCATCGTAGGCGCGCACCCGGCCGTCCGTGCCGCAGACGATCACGTCCAGCGAGGGGTCGCCGAGATGCCGGCGCAACGGGGCCAGCACCGGCGAGGGGACGCGGCCGTTCCCCGGCGTAAGCTCCAGCGGCCGCGGCCATCCCGGCGCGCGCCGCCCCGCGGCGGTCAGGAGATAGAGGCTGTCGTTGGAGCAGGCCATCGCGATCTCGAGCCCGCCGCCGGGAAGGACGTCCCCGATCGCGGGCGAGCTGCTCATGAGCCCGTTCGCCGTGAAGGGCCAGCCGGTGAGAGGCGCCCCGTCCCGCAGCGCGTAGACGCGGCCGCCCGAGGTGCCGAAGACCACCTCCCGGCGGCCGTCGACGTCGAGGTCGGCGATCGCCGGCGACGAGATCACGGTGCCCACGGGGAGGAAGTAGACCCCGTCCGTGGCGGGATTGGCGTCCCCGTCGCGAAGCTCGGTCCCATCGGCGTGCCACGCGTAGAGCCGGCTGGCGTTGGAGCCGACCACGATGTCGGGCGCGCCGTCTCCGTCCAGGTCGCCCACGGCGGGCGAGGACCAGAACGGCGCCGCCCCCTTCTTCGGCCAGCCGGGAAGGAGGGTTCCGTTCGCGCGGAAGACCGCGACGAGGGAATCGTCCCAGGAAGCGGCGATGATCTCCGGCGCCCCGTCCAGGTTCACGTCGGCCGCGGCGGGCGTCGAGGCGATGTTGTGCAGGAGCGTCGAGAAGACGCCGAGGGAGACCGGGTTCGCGTCGCCGTCCCGCAACTCGGAACCGTCGGCGTGGAACGCATAGAGCTGATCGGCGCCCGCGATCACCTCCGGGCGTCCGTCGCCGTCGAGGTCGGCGAGGCATACCGAGGCCGAGGTCGCGGCGGCGAGGGGAGCGGGCCAGCCCGAAACCGAGCCCGGCGTCGTGCTCACGAGGATCCACGGGGTCCGCGGGCTCCGGTTGCCGCTCGAGTCCACGGCGGAGACCGCGAACCAGTAGGCGGTGAGCGGCGCCAGCCCCGCGCTCTCGAACGCGGAGGTGCGCCGCACCGGAAGCGGCGACGCCTCGACCGGGACCGCGGTGGTGTCCGGTCCGGAGCGCAGCACCACGTAGCCGAGCAGGTCCGGCGCGGCCACCGCGTCCCAGGAGAGGGTAACGCCGGAAACGCCCGAGGCGGGCGCGCGCAGCCCCGCCGGTGCCGGCGGCGCCGCTCCCTCCACGGGAAGGGTCCACACGTGGCCGTAGGCGTCGGTGATCCGGAGATCGAAGAGGTGCTGTGGCGGCGCGCTCGCGGCGTGGATGACGATCGACGTGCTCGTCGCCGTGCCTCCCGGCGCGATGGACGGCACGCTGCCGCTTGCGGTGACGAACGTGATTCCCGCACCGGGATTGACGGCGAGGATCGCCGGATTGCGCGCGCGGCCGTCGCCGTCGTTTCCGACCGTCCAGGTGAAGGTGCCGTTCTCGCCCGCCTCGAGCACCCCGTTTCCGTTGGTGTCGGTCCTCACGACCTTCGTGAAGAGAAGCGACGCGGCGGCCACCTCCACGTCCACGTCGGCGGTGTCCGCCCGGGCGGCGTCGCGCGCGATGAAGCGTAGGCGCGCGATCCCGGGCGCGTTGGGCACGGCCAGGGCGTGCGCGATCAGCGAATCGGGGATCGTGACCTGCGCCCCCGCTGCGATCGCGCCCACCACCGCGATGCCCCGGTCGACGACCGCCGGCCCGCTCGCCGCCTTGATCTCCAGCGTGACCGGGCCGCTGCTCGCGGCGCCGCCCGTGTTCTTCACGACTCCCGCCACGCGGAACGATTCACCCGCCTCGATGAGCCCGTTGCCGTCGCCGACCACGGCATCGGAGGGCGCGACCCCGAGCGCCGCGAAGTGCGCGGGCGCGTCGGCCGCCACGTTCAGCGAGTCGAGATAGGGGCGCACCCCCTCCTTCGTGACCGCGATCGAGAACTTCCCGGTGGCCGAGGGATGGAACGGAAGCGTCGCCTGCCCGGCGCCGTTCGTAAGCGCCGTGACGTAGTCCTCCCCCGCTTTCCACGCCACGACGAGCGCCGACTCGGCCGGAGATCCCCCCGCCGTCACCGTCACGGCGATGCTCCTGCCGGAGAGCGGCACCGAGGCGGGCCGGGTCACCGCGAACGAGGAGGGAGGGCAGCGCCAGATCGGAAGGCTCGGCACGCCGATCAGGATGCTCTCGAAGTAGGTCCAACGATCGGGCGTCTCGGTCTGGGCGGCGGGCAGGAGCGCCGAGCGCGCGTCCTCCACCGCCTCGCCGAGCGTCGTGCCGGACGCGGGAACGGGATCGTGGAAGAGGCGCGCCGCGAGGTCCTCCGTGAACGACGCCGCCGGGGCCGGCCAGGCGTCGCGGGTGGCGCCGACGTAGGCGAACGCTCCCCCGTCCGGCCGCCGCGTGAGCCGCTCCGCCACGCAGTCGTAGTCCACCCCGGCCGAAGAGCAGTTCGTCGCGATCCAGAGCGCCGCCGAATCGCCGTTCGTGATCCCCGCCAGGTCCCCGAGCGTGAGGAGCTCCGAGCCGACGGAGAGCTGGGAACGCGCTCCGTGACTGATCTCGTACACGACGTTGTAGCCGCGCGAGAGGGCCGCGAGCGCATTGGCCCGGTTCAGGTGGGCGGCCCCGGGATAGGCCGTGTCGTTCTCGTAGTAGCGGTCCACGGCGGCGCAGCCGGGCGCGCCGGCCCGCAGCGCCTCCCCCTCCGCGGCTCCGTCCAGCTGGATGGGACCCCCGGGCGTCCAGTTCTGGGGCACGAGCACCTCGGCCAGCACGAGCTGTTTCGCGAGCATCGGCGTGAGGGGCGCGCCGGCATAGCGAAGCGCTTTGTCCACGAGGGCGGTCGCGTCCGCCCGGCTCGCCGCCGAGAGTCTTCCGACGGCGATGTCGGGCTGCATGTCGAGGCCGTCGGCGGTCTCGCCGTAGATCCCGTTTCCGTTCGCGTCCCAGGTGCCGTCGAGGTCGGCGTAGTAGGCATCGGTGGGGATGTCCTCGACCGTCGCGAAGGTCACGCGGACCATCCGCAGCGGCACGGTATCGTGGTCCCCCGCCAGGATCGCCCACCGGATCCCCCAGAGGTCGCGCGCCGATCGCAGGAAGGAGCGGATCGCCTGCGGCAGGTCGTTCGAGCGCGGGTCAGCCGCGCGGATCGTGGAGATCCCCCGGACCACGGTCGGCCTGCCGATGCGGGTCTGGTAGTCGGCCAGCCGCTGGAAGATATCGGCCAGCGAATCGGGGGCGACGATCACGCAGTCGACCGGAGAGCCGGACGTGGACGGAAGGAGCGTCGGCGCAAAGGGCGCCGCCTTTCCAGGCTGGCCGAAGAGCCGCGTCGCCCGGGGCGGCAGGGCCCCCTCCGCGCCACCGGCGACGAAAAGGCCCGCCAGAATCAGGAGGAGGAGCCGGAGGAAGGTGAGGCGATTCGTGAAGGAAGAAATGGAAACCGCTGTCATCAACTCACTTGGACGGGGTCTTGGGATGGACCGGCTCACGCGCCGCTTCCCTCGATGCTACTCCTCCGCGACCCGCGGATGCAATCGGTCGTAGAGCGTCCAGTCGATGGCGTAGACCGAGTAGACATAGGGGGTCGGCCGCGTGATCCCGAGATCGGGGATCGACCGCGAGAAGAGGAATCGATAGGGCGTGGCCGGATCGTCGGGGGGCGTCAGGCGCCCTTCCCGGGTGCTCCGATCGATGAGATAGGCGGGCCGGCCGACCGGTTCGTACAGGAGATTCCAGACCACCGCGTCGTACCCGTCGCGGACGGAGGCCCGCGCCATGCCGGGGGTGACGAGCCCGTACAGGTCGAGCACCGGCCGGTCGGAGTAGTAGCCGAAGGCGCCGATGTCGGGGACCGCGAAGAGGGTGCCCGGCGCGGTGCGCTCGCGGGCCCAGAGCCCGAGCGACGCCAGCGAGTCGCGGAGTCCCTGCGTGTGGCGCCGCGCGTGGGGTGCGCTGACGGCCAGGGTCACGTAGAGGTTCTGCGCCGCGAAGAGGAGGACCGCCGCCGCCAGCGCGGCCGCGCGCCGCCGCGGCGCCCACCCGCGCGAGGCGTCGCGCAGCGCGGCCAGCCCGATGAGGACGATCGCGGGCATCACGGGCACCAGGTAGCGCGAGACCACCTGGACCCCTTCGGCGGCGAACGCGAAGACCAGAAGGAGGGGCCACGCCAGGACCAGTCCCCACCAGGCGCGCCTGCCCCGCGACGTGCCGGCGGCTGCCCAGGGTCGCAGCAGAGCGAGCGCGAGCACCGCGATCCCGACCGGCACGAGATCGGCCGCGAGCAGCGCGCGGATCGACTCGCGGAGGGCCGATGCCGCCCGGCCGGGGTCGAGCCACGCCGCCGCCTTGGCGGCGCCGGTGTTTGGAAGCAGGCGATGGAACCACGCCCATGCCAGGGCCAGCCAGGGCGACGCGGCGAGCGCGGCTCCCCCCGCGAGCGCCGCGGCGCGGCCGGCCCGCGCGCGGGGATCGGCGGCCCACCCCACGGCGGTCAGCGCGAGCAGGAAGAGGAGGAGGAATTCGGGCCTCGCCAGGAACGCGGCCCCGAGCGCGAGCCCCGCCCACACGGGTCCGTGCCCATGGAGCAAGGCGCGCGCGAGGAGGAGAAACGCAAGCAGGGCGAGCGCGAGCGCGAGCGGGGTTTCCATTCCGGAGAGACCCCACCGCACCGACCAGGCGTCGACCGCGACCAGGGCCGCCGCCGCAAGCGCCCATCGAGGCTCCCACCGGAGCGCGCGCGCGATTGCCGCCATGAGGAGCACGGAGGCCGCCGTGAAGAGGGCGCCCCAGACCTTCGCGGCGGCCGCGAGCGGCGGCATGGTGTCGGCCGTGGCGGGGGTCGCCCCCGCGCCGTGGAGGAACGCGCCCGTTCCGGCGAGGAGCAGCACCCAGAGCGGGCTCGTGGCGCCGTACGTGGGCTCTCCCGCGTTGAACGAGAAGCCCTCGCCACGGATCAGGTGCTTCGCGAACTGAAGGTGGATGAACGTGTCGTCGGTAAGGTAGCCGCGGAACGGCAGGAGGAGCGCCAGGGCCAGGAGAGCGAGACATCCGAGCGCCACCTGATGGCGCGCCCGCCAGGCGGAGGCGGGCCGGTCGCTCACCGCGTCACGTCCGATGGATCCGTCCGGTCACGTCCGGTCACGTCCGCTCGAGCCACCGCGCCACCCGCGCCGCCACCGCGTCGGGGGTGAATCCCAGCTCCTTCGCGATCACGTCGGCGGGCGCCGAGGCGCCGTAGCGCGAGAGGCCGATCCGGAGCGCGTCCTTCCCCACGATCGCCGCCCATGGCTCGGTGCGCGCGGCCTCGATCACCACCGTCGGCACTCCGTCGGGAAGCACCGACCTGCGGTAGCTCTCCGGCTCGGCCTCGAAGCGCTCGACGCAGGGGATGGAGACGACGCGCGCGCGGATGCCGCGCGCCGAAAGGTCGCTACGCGCCCCCGCCGCCAGCGGGACCTCCGAGCCGGTCGCGACCAGGACCACGTTCGGCTTCCCTCCCTCCGCTTCGGCCAGGATGTAGCCGCCGCGCGCGACCTGCCCGCGATCGAAGCCCGCGGGGCGCGCAAGAGGCGCCAGCTTCTGCCGCGTGAGCAGGAGCGCCGTCGGCCCGCCCTCGCGCGTGAGAGCGCCGGCCCACGCCATCGCCGTCTCCAGCCCGTCGGCGGGGCGCCAGACGTGCAGGTTGGGCATCAGGCGGAGCGCCGGGGCCTGCTCGATCGGCTGATGGGTCGGGCCGTCCTCCCCCAGGAAGACGCTGTCGTGCGTGAAGAGGAAGATGGAACGAAGGCCGGTGAGCGCGGCGATCCGGATCGCCGGGCGCATGTAGTCGGAGAAGACCAGGAACGTCGCGCCGTAGGGGATGAACGCGCCGTAGTAGGCCAGGCCGTTCACGATCGTTCCCATCGCATGCTCGCGCACGCCGAAGTGGAGCGTGCGCCCGGCGAAGGAGACCGGCCGCGAGGGATCGAGGTTCTCGCGCTCGACCTGGGGCGCTCCCTGGATGTCGGTGTTGGTCGAGGGGCCGAGATCGGCGGACCCGCCCACCAGCGAGGGGATCGCCGCCGCGGCGGCCTGGATCACCTTGCCGGACCAGGCGCGCGTGGCGAGCGGCTCCGCGCCCGAAGCCGCGGCCGCGAGGCGATCCACGAGATCGGCCGGGAGCTCGCGGCTCCAGTAGCGATCCCACGTCGCGGCCTCGTCGGGGTGCTCCCGGCGCGCCGCGGCGAGACGAGCCTCCCAGGCGGCGCGCTCCTTCGTCTTCGCCGCGCCCTGCTCGGCGAAGGAGGCGCGCACCTCGTCGGGAACGTGGAACGGAGGCTGGGTCGGCCATCCGGCCGCCTCCTTCGCGCCGCGGAGCTCACCCTCGCCGAGCGGCTCGCCGTGCGCCTTCTCCGACCCTGCTTTCGTGGGCGCGCCCTTCGCGATGATGGTCCGCGCGAGGATCAGGGAGGGGCGCTCCGCCTGCGCGGTGGCATCGGCCAGGGCCCGCTCCACCTCGCGCCGGTCGTTTCCGTCGATGCGGCGCGTCCACCAGCCGTAGGCGTCGAAGCGCTTCTGCACGTCCTCGGTGAAGGCGAGGCCGGTCGAGCCCTCGATCGAGATGTGATTGTCGTCGTAGAGATAGACCAGATTGCCCAGCCCCCAGTATCCCGCGAGGGATGCCGCCTCGCTGGCGACGCCCTCCATGAGGTCGCCGTCGCTCACGATGCCGAACACCCGGTGGTCGAGAAGCGCGCCCAGGTTCGGCAGACGCGCGCGAAGGAGCTTCTGCGCGAGCGCCATGCCGACGCCGTTGCCGAACCCCTGGCCCAGGGGGCCCGTCGTCGCCTCGACGCCCGGCGTGTGCCCCGCCTCGGGGTGCCCCGGGGTGCGCGACCCCCACTGCCGGAAGCGCTCGATCTCCTGCATCGGGAGGTCGAAGCCGTACAGGTGGAGCAGCGAATAGAGGAGCATCGAAGCGTGCCCCGCCGAGAGCACGAACCGGTCGCGATTCACCCAGTGGGGATCGGACGGATCGAAATGGAGGAAGCGCGACCAGAGGACGTAGGCCATGTCGGCCGCGCCCATCGGCGTGCCGGGATGGCCCGATTTCGCCTTCTCCACGGCGTCCGCGGAGAGGAAC
The window above is part of the Candidatus Binatia bacterium genome. Proteins encoded here:
- the gltX gene encoding glutamate--tRNA ligase gives rise to the protein MTAPVRVRFAPSPTGYLHVGGARTALFNFLFARRHGGVFILRIEDTDRERSTKEAVDAIFEGMRWLGLTWDEGPDKGGDYGPYFQSQRLALYAAAAEKLLVEEKAYRCFCDPEALKARREAALARGEPPKYDRTCHRLTREESAARAAKGEPHALRFFMPEGMTAWDDSVRGTVTFQNATLDDLVILRTDKHPTYNFAAVVDDSAMRISHVLRGDDHISNTPRQIQIYKALGLEPPVFGHVPMILGPDGTRLSKRHGATSVTEYRDAGFLPEAMVNFLALLGWAYDGEREIFTLEELTQVFSLERISKNPAIFNHEKLEWMNGEYFRALSLGTRADLVAGHLRATGGLPEAALRDRPQLERAVAAVGERMRRPADFLTYAAFAFVDELVPEPAAWADLVAKTGAGERLKKLAEVLAQVQPFEHDPIEQAVRGLAADLGVKAGEVIMPARIALTGKKVTPGIFDVILLLGRDRSVARLRRAAERLESPAPA
- a CDS encoding C25 family cysteine peptidase, producing MTAVSISSFTNRLTFLRLLLLILAGLFVAGGAEGALPPRATRLFGQPGKAAPFAPTLLPSTSGSPVDCVIVAPDSLADIFQRLADYQTRIGRPTVVRGISTIRAADPRSNDLPQAIRSFLRSARDLWGIRWAILAGDHDTVPLRMVRVTFATVEDIPTDAYYADLDGTWDANGNGIYGETADGLDMQPDIAVGRLSAASRADATALVDKALRYAGAPLTPMLAKQLVLAEVLVPQNWTPGGPIQLDGAAEGEALRAGAPGCAAVDRYYENDTAYPGAAHLNRANALAALSRGYNVVYEISHGARSQLSVGSELLTLGDLAGITNGDSAALWIATNCSSAGVDYDCVAERLTRRPDGGAFAYVGATRDAWPAPAASFTEDLAARLFHDPVPASGTTLGEAVEDARSALLPAAQTETPDRWTYFESILIGVPSLPIWRCPPSSFAVTRPASVPLSGRSIAVTVTAGGSPAESALVVAWKAGEDYVTALTNGAGQATLPFHPSATGKFSIAVTKEGVRPYLDSLNVAADAPAHFAALGVAPSDAVVGDGNGLIEAGESFRVAGVVKNTGGAASSGPVTLEIKAASGPAVVDRGIAVVGAIAAGAQVTIPDSLIAHALAVPNAPGIARLRFIARDAARADTADVDVEVAAASLLFTKVVRTDTNGNGVLEAGENGTFTWTVGNDGDGRARNPAILAVNPGAGITFVTASGSVPSIAPGGTATSTSIVIHAASAPPQHLFDLRITDAYGHVWTLPVEGAAPPAPAGLRAPASGVSGVTLSWDAVAAPDLLGYVVLRSGPDTTAVPVEASPLPVRRTSAFESAGLAPLTAYWFAVSAVDSSGNRSPRTPWILVSTTPGSVSGWPAPLAAATSASVCLADLDGDGRPEVIAGADQLYAFHADGSELRDGDANPVSLGVFSTLLHNIASTPAAADVNLDGAPEIIAASWDDSLVAVFRANGTLLPGWPKKGAAPFWSSPAVGDLDGDGAPDIVVGSNASRLYAWHADGTELRDGDANPATDGVYFLPVGTVISSPAIADLDVDGRREVVFGTSGGRVYALRDGAPLTGWPFTANGLMSSSPAIGDVLPGGGLEIAMACSNDSLYLLTAAGRRAPGWPRPLELTPGNGRVPSPVLAPLRRHLGDPSLDVIVCGTDGRVRAYDGAGAVLPGWSAVQLGAGSEASPAVADLNGDGALEVLIGAEDRRLYAFHFDGTPVSGFPIEIGAEVRSTPAVWDLDGDGACEIALTGWDGAVHVWRYPGTFASVGMAWPMFHHDNWHTGVASFPILTSADPQPVPQPSPSPEARASLGQNRPNPFNPVTVIGFRVPGPAAADVTLRVYAADGRLVRTLVSRRFDPGYHEARWDGAGDSGAPLASGVYFYRAEIGGSTFTRKMALLR
- a CDS encoding glycosyltransferase, whose amino-acid sequence is MTEVPKRAFDSLRVALVHDWLTGMRGGEKCLEVLCERFPGADLFTLVHRPGSVSPVIERRRVVESWIARLPLGRSRYRWFVPLYPRAVESFDLSGYDLVISLSHCAAKGAVPRPGALHVCYCFTPVRYFWDLYAEYFGPDRAGPLTRAAAALVAPRFREWDRASSDRVHLFVADSNHVRDRIVAHYGRPAAVVYPPVDTAFFTPAPAAGAPDAGAPPAEAPLLIVSALVPYKGVERTIRVANRMRIPLRIVGTGPEEARLRRLAGPTVRFDGWLSAEALREAYRSCRALVQAHEEDFGIAPLEAMACGRPAVALARGGASEVVAEGTGILYDGDDDAALEAAIRSLDRRRFDPIRLRRHAEAFDRERYRERMDSLLRQAWDAFEAAGSDRRAPERMLTACAPESVML
- the tkt gene encoding transketolase, yielding MPAITVDLEEQCVNTIKFLSADAVEKAKSGHPGTPMGAADMAYVLWSRFLHFDPSDPHWVNRDRFVLSAGHASMLLYSLLHLYGFDLPMQEIERFRQWGSRTPGHPEAGHTPGVEATTGPLGQGFGNGVGMALAQKLLRARLPNLGALLDHRVFGIVSDGDLMEGVASEAASLAGYWGLGNLVYLYDDNHISIEGSTGLAFTEDVQKRFDAYGWWTRRIDGNDRREVERALADATAQAERPSLILARTIIAKGAPTKAGSEKAHGEPLGEGELRGAKEAAGWPTQPPFHVPDEVRASFAEQGAAKTKERAAWEARLAAARREHPDEAATWDRYWSRELPADLVDRLAAAASGAEPLATRAWSGKVIQAAAAAIPSLVGGSADLGPSTNTDIQGAPQVERENLDPSRPVSFAGRTLHFGVREHAMGTIVNGLAYYGAFIPYGATFLVFSDYMRPAIRIAALTGLRSIFLFTHDSVFLGEDGPTHQPIEQAPALRLMPNLHVWRPADGLETAMAWAGALTREGGPTALLLTRQKLAPLARPAGFDRGQVARGGYILAEAEGGKPNVVLVATGSEVPLAAGARSDLSARGIRARVVSIPCVERFEAEPESYRRSVLPDGVPTVVIEAARTEPWAAIVGKDALRIGLSRYGASAPADVIAKELGFTPDAVAARVARWLERT